TGTGGATGGTGTGCATTTTACACCCGCGGGTACGCAGAAGAGTGCTTTTCCTGCAGAAGAGGATTATACAACCAGTATTAATACGTTTAAGTTTGGATTAGCCGCAGTGCATGCGAAGTATGTGAGAGTGACGGGGCAGTGCCAGGCTGGGGTGCCGGGGTGGCGGGGAGCGCCGGCTACGAAGAAGGCTTCGTTATGTTGTGATGAAGTTTATGTATTCTAAAAAGAGAAGTTTATGTATTCTACATATTACAAAGGGTCGGTGCAGTGCACCGACCCTTTGTAATTCTGATTGGCTATATTTTGAAATGTACGTAGTAATTACTTTCTAATTGCTCAATCACTGCTTCCGCCGTTTCTACAGCCGCGGCTGCATTCCGGCCTGTAATAATATTTTCATCCGTCACGACCTTTTCTCCTTTATAAAATACGGCGCCTATTTCCTTCAATCTTGTTTCCAAAGGGAAAGGTACTTCTCCTTTTTCTTCATCATTTGAAATTGCCGTAATATTCTTCCCTGCGAGTAAACTCATTCCACTCTTATCTTTTGAACAACACAACCCTGCCACTCCATGTGCTACAGCCGCAATAGGCTTATGCGCCTTGTTGAAATCCTGCAATAAAGCATTCAGTTCCTTATTATCTACCAGGTCCCACATCGCTCCTCTCCCACCTGCAATAAAGATGGAATCAAAATCCTCGGCACTGGCTTCAGACAACCTGAGCGAGTTTGCCAGCCAATAGACGACATCCTGATCAGCCAATAACTGTTGGTGTTGCTCTGCAGTTGGATCTAAGGTAACCCTGCCGCCTTTGGGTGAAGCGACCTGAACTTCTGCGCCAGCTTCGATAAATGCATAGTAAGGGGCTGCCAGCGTATCAAGCCATAGACCTGTGTTACCTGGCTGATGGTGGGTTGTGGTTACTAACAATATCTTCATAAGCATTTGTTTTTGAAGCAAATACTGCTGCAATAATAATGCCCCGGAGGGATACTCCGGGGCATTGGATTGTTAAAGAACTGCAATTATTTTAAAGCTACTTATTTAAGGTTGCTTAGTTTAAGATTACATATTATGAAGTTGCCTTGTTTTAGGTAGCTTTTTATAAGGCGGCTTATTTTTAAGACGACTTGTTTTAAGATTACTTACTACAAGGCTGCTTATTTTTAAGGTTTCCCTATTTTAAGGTGACAACTACGACAGACGTAGCAGGCAGTTCTACGACAAGGTCATTCCCTTGTTTCTTCGCACCATTGAAAGTTGCAATCTTCACCTTGTCTGGCTTTTCGAAGGTATTGATGTCGGTATATTTACCAGAGGTCAATACTTGACCAGTTGCGGTCTTCCACTGTACATCCTGCAGATTTGCTTTTACAGTGATCTTTTTGGATGGATCCAGGTTCACGAAAGAGATATGCACTGCCCCGGTAGAATCTTTGGATGCTGAGGCATTTACCGCAGGGATGCTTTCGTTACCATTTGTATATAATGGGCTATTCAGCTGAATAGGCAGGTAAGCGGCATCCATGTGTACCTGGAACAGGTCAAATACATAGTAAGTAGGCGTCAGCAGCATTTTTTCCTTGTCGGTCAGGATCAGGGCCTGTAATACGTTTACAGTCTGCGCCAGGTTGGCTAATCTTACACGGTCGCTATGGTTGTTGAAGATATTGAGCGTAGAGGCAGCGATCAGGGCGTCTCTGAGACTATTTTGCTGATAGAGGAAACCGGGGTTTGTGCCTGGTTCCACATCTGTCCAGATACCCCATTCGTCAACAGCCAGTGCTACTTTCTTTTTAGGATCATATTTATCCATGACAGCGGAATGTTTGGTCACGAGTGTGTCCATGAGCAGGCATTTCCGCATTGTGGTAAAGTACTCTTTTTCGTCGAAGTTGGTAGCAGAACCTTTGTGGCCCCAGTCGCCTGGCAGGGTGTAATAGTGTAAGGACAGACCCCACATCATGTGCAGCGGAATATCTCTCATACAAACCTCCGTCCAGTGGTAGTCAAAGTCGCTGGCGCCGCTGGCCATTCTTTTCAGTTTTGCACCCGGATAGTCGCGGGCATAGGTAGCATAACGACGGAACTGGCCTGCATAGAATTCGGGGGTCATGTTACCACCGCAACCCCAGCTTTCGTTACCTACACCCCAGAAACCGACTTTCCAGGGGCCAGGATGACCGTTTTCAGCACGGAGCTTGCTCATTGGGCTTACACCGTCGAAGTTGAAGTACTCTACCCATTTAGACATTTCTTCAACAGTACCGCTACCTACATTCGCAGAGATGTAAGGCTCCGTGTGCAGCAGTTCGCAGAGGTCCATGAATTCGTGGGTACCGAAGGAGTTGTCTTCAGTGACACCGCCCCAGTTGGTATTTACCATTTTAGGACGATCGGATCTTTTACCGATACCGTCACGCCAGTGGTATTCATCCGCAAAGCAGCCACCGGGCCAGCGAAGGTTCGGAATGTGGATCTTTTTGAGTGCATCAACGACATCGAGGCGGATGCGGTCTTTTTTAGGTACGTTCAGTGAAGAGTCAACCCAGAAACCATCATAAATACAATGGCCGAGGTGCTCAGAAAAGTGACCATAGATGTGACGGCTGATCTGGTGATCGGATTTACCAGATACCGTGAGACTTGCTGTGGTTTGTGCCTTTGTAACCTGCATGATCACCAAAAGCAACAGGAAAGTGAGATTCTTTTTCATATACAATTTTCATTAGCGTAATTGCGAAGACGTGGAACGATGGCTAAGATAGAAAAATTAAATGTCAATTGTACAACAATTTTTCACCTTTATATATAAGTATTAATATTCCGTTTAATATAAATGTCCGGTTTGGGCTTGCGTTACATTTGCAGGTATGGAAAAGATCATTTCAAACACACTTACATTGGACGCTACCCCCGAAAAGGTATGGTCCCTTCTCACGGAACCCGGTTATGTAAAACAATACATGTACAATAGTGATCTGGTGACTAACTGGCAGGTGGGTCAGCCTGTGATATTTAAAGGTGATAACCAGGTATTTGTAAAAGGGGTTGCGGTGGAGAACAAACCGTATTCTCTTTTGTCCTATACTGTATTCGACCCCAATGCTAATTATACGGATGAGCCCTGGAATTACCTGACGGTGACATACAAACTGGAGCCGGTGGGAAATCAAACCCAGCTGACCATTACACAGGGAGATTATACAAAGGTACAGGATGGTGAAAAGAGATATGAGGATTCTGCTAAAGCGGGGGGATGGAGCAGTATATTAGAAAAAATCAGGGAGCTGGTGTAAGGCTCAATTTTGAGGAATATCTTACTTTCATGAAAAGTTCCGTCATGAAGGGTGATATTCCTTTTCATTTACCAGATCGTCCTGCGAATGTATTGCAGGCAGCAGCGCTAAAAGAGGATACCATTATTCTTCCATCAGCGGCAGTCAATTCAACGATTACGCAGTGGTTGTTTGACGGTATTTATGTGCGGCATAGTATTCATCAGTTTTCCGATTACCTGTCATTTTCTAAAAAAAATGAAACGGATACAATCAGTCTATCATTTAACATGAAGGGACATACGCTGATCAGGCAGGAAGGGACTTGTTATGATGTGCAGGACCAGCAGCATAATATCATTTATGCGAATGGGTACATGAATACGTTTGAAAATAAATCGCTGGATGCGGAGAATCTGAGTATTGAATTTAGCAGGGAGGCATTTTTGCAATTGACGGAAGGGAGTAATGATACGATGAAGCGATTTGCAGACCGATTACTGGCCGGAGGACCGGTGGTGATGGGTGTACAGTCATTGCCTACAAATGCGGCGATACAGCGGGTCATACAGGATATTATACAATGTAGTTACACGGGGCATCTGAAGAAGTTGTTTTTGTTATCTAAAAGTATTGAGTTGCTGGTTTTGCAGGCGGATGCATGGCACCAGGCTTTTCAGTTTCGGGAGCGGCAGCAGTATAAGAGGGATGATGTGGAGCGGATACATTATGCGCGGGAGTACCTGATTAATAATATGGAAACGCCGCCGAGTTTGTCGGAGTTGTCGAGGATAGTGGGGATCAATGAGTTTAAGTTGAAGAAGAAGTTTAAGGAGGAATTTAATACGACGGTATTTGGGTATTTGGCCGATTATCGTTTAGGCATGGCCAGGAGTTTTTTAGAGGCAGGAAATAAGGCAGTGGGAGATATTGCATATGAGCTGGGATACTCGTCACCACAGCATTTCAGCGCTGCATTCAGGAAGAAGTTTGGGGTGGCGCCGAGTGAGTTAAAGAAATAATTTTTAAAAATATTTGGAGGATTAAAAACAATTCGTACATTTGCAATCCCAATCGCAGCCACATTGCTGCGAAAACGGAAAAAAGCTCTTAAAAATACAAGCGGAAGTAGCTCATTTGGTAGAGCACGACCTTGCCAAGGTCGGGGTGGCCGGTTCGAGCCCGGTCTTCCGCTCAGAGATTAAAAGCCTGATAAGATATCTTATCAGGCTTTTTTGTTTTTAATGCATTCTAAGCTATTAACCGGGCGCAGGGCAGGCTGCTCATAAAAAAACCGCATTTGCCGTAGGCGAATGCGGTTTTTCTTTAAATAAAAAGAGCCTTCCGGTAGGTGACCGAAAGGCTCTCTTAATATGATAGAATCCTTATTTGTACTTAGGATTATAAAGCGTGTTTTCTGGAACATTTACCTCAGGCTTACCAGGATAACGGTGTTTGTACAGTTGGTAGCAACCTCCCAGAACAAAAGACAACAAGCAGAAAATGCTTACATAAAATAAAAATCTGGAAGACGACACCCAGTTATTGGTAAAGTCATTCTTGTTTTCAACAGTATTATTTTCCATATCTAATTATTTCGCATTGCAAACTTACATCATGTCAAATGAAAATCAAAGTAATTTTTTACAATTCCTTTACTCTTTTTCCAAAGTTCTGAAAGTCTTTCTGTTCAGGAAATAATACCTCCAGATCATGATCCCATGAAACACCCCTGTCATACCCAGCAGCTTCCGCTGTGGCAGGGGATGCTTCTCACCTGTATACTTCCTTCGCCAGCGGAGATAATCCACATAAGCGCTGTAAATGGCCGTCATATCTTTGGGCTTTCCTGCTACCAGGCTCTTCACCGCTGCCAGCACATCCAGGAAAAACCGCTGGAAGAGCACGATCCATCTATCATGGGGATGCAGGTTCTTCCACAACATCATCAGGTTATTCCTGAAATTCAGGTACACCTTCCTGGGATTTCCCTGTGGCAGGCTGCCTCCACCTACGTGATATACAATAGATCCAGGACAATAACAGATCCGGTACCCGGCCCGTTTCAGTCTCCAGCATAAATCTACCTCTTCCATATGTGCAAAGAAGTCCGCATCAAACCCTCCAACCTCATGATAAC
This Chitinophaga sancti DNA region includes the following protein-coding sequences:
- a CDS encoding type 1 glutamine amidotransferase domain-containing protein; this encodes MKILLVTTTHHQPGNTGLWLDTLAAPYYAFIEAGAEVQVASPKGGRVTLDPTAEQHQQLLADQDVVYWLANSLRLSEASAEDFDSIFIAGGRGAMWDLVDNKELNALLQDFNKAHKPIAAVAHGVAGLCCSKDKSGMSLLAGKNITAISNDEEKGEVPFPLETRLKEIGAVFYKGEKVVTDENIITGRNAAAAVETAEAVIEQLESNYYVHFKI
- a CDS encoding alpha-N-arabinofuranosidase, which translates into the protein MKKNLTFLLLLVIMQVTKAQTTASLTVSGKSDHQISRHIYGHFSEHLGHCIYDGFWVDSSLNVPKKDRIRLDVVDALKKIHIPNLRWPGGCFADEYHWRDGIGKRSDRPKMVNTNWGGVTEDNSFGTHEFMDLCELLHTEPYISANVGSGTVEEMSKWVEYFNFDGVSPMSKLRAENGHPGPWKVGFWGVGNESWGCGGNMTPEFYAGQFRRYATYARDYPGAKLKRMASGASDFDYHWTEVCMRDIPLHMMWGLSLHYYTLPGDWGHKGSATNFDEKEYFTTMRKCLLMDTLVTKHSAVMDKYDPKKKVALAVDEWGIWTDVEPGTNPGFLYQQNSLRDALIAASTLNIFNNHSDRVRLANLAQTVNVLQALILTDKEKMLLTPTYYVFDLFQVHMDAAYLPIQLNSPLYTNGNESIPAVNASASKDSTGAVHISFVNLDPSKKITVKANLQDVQWKTATGQVLTSGKYTDINTFEKPDKVKIATFNGAKKQGNDLVVELPATSVVVVTLK
- a CDS encoding SRPBCC domain-containing protein is translated as MEKIISNTLTLDATPEKVWSLLTEPGYVKQYMYNSDLVTNWQVGQPVIFKGDNQVFVKGVAVENKPYSLLSYTVFDPNANYTDEPWNYLTVTYKLEPVGNQTQLTITQGDYTKVQDGEKRYEDSAKAGGWSSILEKIRELV
- a CDS encoding AraC family transcriptional regulator codes for the protein MKSSVMKGDIPFHLPDRPANVLQAAALKEDTIILPSAAVNSTITQWLFDGIYVRHSIHQFSDYLSFSKKNETDTISLSFNMKGHTLIRQEGTCYDVQDQQHNIIYANGYMNTFENKSLDAENLSIEFSREAFLQLTEGSNDTMKRFADRLLAGGPVVMGVQSLPTNAAIQRVIQDIIQCSYTGHLKKLFLLSKSIELLVLQADAWHQAFQFRERQQYKRDDVERIHYAREYLINNMETPPSLSELSRIVGINEFKLKKKFKEEFNTTVFGYLADYRLGMARSFLEAGNKAVGDIAYELGYSSPQHFSAAFRKKFGVAPSELKK